A genomic stretch from Thermovibrio guaymasensis includes:
- a CDS encoding plasmid mobilization protein has protein sequence MFKKLDPKEEAKKFVEKADLKKNRSSRKRSETYIAVYFSKEEKERILELANEKGLSASSFIRSILKELKVI, from the coding sequence ATGTTCAAGAAGCTGGACCCTAAAGAAGAGGCCAAAAAATTTGTCGAAAAGGCTGACCTGAAGAAGAACAGGAGCTCAAGAAAAAGAAGCGAAACCTATATAGCTGTTTACTTTTCTAAAGAGGAGAAGGAGAGAATACTTGAGCTCGCAAATGAAAAAGGCTTAAGTGCCTCAAGCTTTATCAGGAGTATTCTTAAGGAGTTGAAAGTGATTTAA
- a CDS encoding AAA family ATPase, with amino-acid sequence MVITLAHQKGGVGKSTVATNLAVEMRLPVIDLDSQHSCYLFSVLRRGEHCKELSVYTPETVDELEKVLRELDGQDLIIDSGGYDNDLNRYALLVSDLVITPVAPSQIEVFGLLKFVEIVREALKINPNLRVYVLINNADPRSSRENRELERFIESEESFNLIKTKLYRRADYRRAYSEGLSVCEYNPSGKACREVKNLVSELNALL; translated from the coding sequence ATGGTTATTACGTTAGCTCACCAGAAAGGGGGAGTAGGAAAATCAACGGTGGCCACTAACCTTGCCGTTGAAATGAGACTCCCCGTAATTGATTTGGATTCCCAGCACTCCTGCTATTTGTTTTCTGTTTTGCGAAGAGGAGAGCATTGTAAAGAGCTCTCCGTTTATACTCCTGAAACCGTTGATGAGCTTGAAAAGGTTTTAAGGGAGCTGGACGGACAAGATTTGATAATAGACAGCGGCGGCTACGACAACGACCTAAACAGGTACGCTCTCTTGGTTTCCGATCTTGTTATTACCCCTGTTGCTCCCAGTCAAATAGAGGTTTTCGGCCTGCTCAAATTTGTAGAGATAGTTAGGGAGGCTTTGAAAATTAATCCCAATCTGAGGGTTTACGTTCTTATAAACAATGCAGACCCTCGGAGCTCCAGAGAGAATAGGGAGCTTGAACGGTTTATAGAGAGTGAGGAGAGTTTTAACCTGATTAAAACAAAACTTTACAGGCGGGCAGACTACCGCCGTGCTTACTCTGAAGGTCTCAGCGTTTGTGAATACAATCCCAGCGGGAAGGCTTGCAGAGAAGTTAAAAATCTCGTTTCAGAATTAAATGCTTTGTTATAA